One Mugil cephalus isolate CIBA_MC_2020 chromosome 8, CIBA_Mcephalus_1.1, whole genome shotgun sequence genomic window carries:
- the cenatac gene encoding coiled-coil domain-containing protein 84, with protein MGAHYCAICRQTTFTGKGHIFGKNHQSRLRVVVLKFIEKVKEARRTLKKPQVEKFDYTQHKQTFWCYCCGLEVEKNVTDGNMTVLFGGLLEHMATPEHKKNTHKFWWENKADPKFRDKVIITEEETERFKAEVEKVLESFVEKEDEYIKEEADNIRAQEKHRQEVFQSLLERDAEPELFNGSNGIEVSAEDSVSSQFMPQGSAQQVGSSFVDSMAEVPWAAAGPGLTFIGYQDSSNSGNVHTGALPPWLQDDPQEGTSGTDGHPEIGPSHQEFLKQKEQEKLKKLPPNRVGANFDHSSHTDANWLPSFGRVWNSGRRWQSRRQFRQEEGQKNRQKRKKEHSTEASKKTKTTEPPSYSDNT; from the exons ATGGGTGCACATTACTGCGCCATATGCAGACAAACAACATTCACTGGCAAGGGACATATCTTCGGAAAAAATCACCAAAGCAGACTCAGAGTGGTTGTTCTCAAGTTCATAGAAAAG GTGAAGGAAGCTCGACGAACACTTAAAAAGCCCCAAGTAGAAAAGTTTGACTATACCCAGCACAAGCAGACGTTCTGGTGCTACTGCTGTGGACTTGAAGTCGAAAAAAATGTTACGGACGGCAACATGACTGTGCTGTTTGGAGGCTTGTTGGAACACATGGCCAC cccGGAACAcaagaagaacacacacaagttCTGGTGGGAAAATAAGGCCGACCCAAAGTTTAGAGACAAGGTCATtatcacagaggaggaaactgaAAG GTTTAAAGCTGAGGTGGAAAAGGTGTTGGAATCATTTGTGGAGAAAGAGGATGAATACATTAAAGAG GAAGCTGATAATATCCGGGCCCAAGAAAAGCATCGTCAGGAGGTCTTTCAGTCGCTTTTAGAG CGTGACGCAGAGCCGGAGTTGTTCAATGGATCCAACGGCATCGAAGTGTCTGCAGAGGATTCTGTCAG CTCTCAGTTTATGCCTCAAGGATCAGCGCAGCAGGTCGGGAGCAGCTTTGTCGACTCAATGGCTGAAGTGCCGTGGGCTGCAGCGGGACCAGGCCTGACCTTCATCGGTTATCAG GATTCATCAAACAGTGGAAATGTTCATACAG GTGCCCTCCCTCCTTGGCTCCAAGACGATCCACAGGAGGGGACCTCGGGAACTGACGGGCACCCAGAGATTGGCCCATCACATCAAGAATTCCTCAAGCAGA AGGAGCAAGAGAAGCTGAAAAAGCTTCCTCCAAACAGAGTGGGGGCCAACTTTGATCACAGCTCCCACACAGACGCCAACTGGCTTCCCTCCTTCGGTAGAGTGTGGAACAGCGGCCGACGCTGGCAGTCCAG GCGCCAATTCAGACAGGAGGAAGGACAGAAGaacagacagaagaggaagaaggagcacAGCACGGAGgcttcaaagaaaacaaaaaccactgAGCCGCCGTCATATTCTGACAACACTTAA
- the LOC125011934 gene encoding zinc finger and SCAN domain-containing protein 12-like encodes MPSVQCFRQFLNERLTAAAEEIFTLFEKTVAEYEEEIIRQRKVLEIVLKPELNVLKIELENPHVCKEKEDEDEEEEDEALTDQQFQERSSSLDREDSEPPQIKEEPEELCASADREALTLKQETDTFTLSFSYKDGDRSEDQTLCLNEDKAQSAAKKESVDSVLAKSSEVPKADADQRLLPHSSHSAESQGLAQGKREDSEPTTKKKTKPQKKNHTNKIQSTKALKTATSKKTCNAQTGQKSLKCDTCGKAFPCNSKLIRHLMIHTGVKPYSCNICGKNFTQKSALNIHKRIHTGEKPYSCNFCGYRFRDTSTFKRHLKRHTTEKPYQQLCNQERTFSRSQAGPQPLQIKEEEEEEELCAGQDRDSLH; translated from the exons aTGCCTTCGGTTCAGTGTTTCAGGCAGTTTTTAAACGAGCGACTTACGGCCGCTGCAGAGGAAATATTCACATTGTTTGAGAAAACCGTCGCCGAGTACGAGGAGGAGATCATCCGCCAGAGAAAAGTGCTGGAGATCGTTTTGAAACCTGAATTAAACGTTCTCAAGATAG AGCTTGAAAACCCGCATGTCtgtaaggagaaggaggacgaagacgaggaggaggaggatgaggctCTCACTGATCAGCAATTCCAGGAGAGGAGCTCCAGTCTGGACCGAGAGGACTCAGAACCTCCTCAGATCAAAGAGGAACCGGAGGAACTCTGTGCCAGTGCGGACAGAGAGGCGTTGACGCTGAAGCAGGAGACTGATACATTTACGCTTTCTTTTTCCTATAAGGACGGCGACCGCAGTGAAGATCAAACTCTGTGCCTGAATGAGGACAAAGCTCAGAGTGCAGCAAAGAAAGAGTCCGTGGACAGCGTGCTCGCTAAAAGCTCTGAAGTACCAAAAGCAGACGCTGACCAGCGGCTCCTCCCTCACAGCTCACATTCAGCCGAGAGCCAAGGACTCGCACAAGGCAAACGTGAAGACTCAGAACCAACcaccaaaaaaaagacaaaaccacagaaaaaaaatcacaccaaCAAAATCCAGAGCACGAAGGCTTTAAAGACTGCCACGTCAAAAAAAACCTGCAATGCTCAGACAGGTCAAAAGTCTTTAAAGTGTGACACTTGTGGGAAAGCATTTCCATGTAACTCCAAACTGATCAGACACCTGATGATCCACACGGGAGTGAAGCCATATTCTTGTAACATTTGCGGTAAGAATTTCACTCAGAAATCAGCATTAAACATACATAAGAGAATCCACACGGGGGAGAAGCCATACTCTTGTAACTTCTGCGGGTATAGATTCAGAGACACGTCAACTTTTAAGAGGCATCTGAAGCGACACACAACTGAGAAGCCTTACCAGCAACTCTGCAACCAGGAAAGGACCTTCAGCCGAAGCCAAGCGGGGCCGCAACCTCTGCAgattaaagaggaggaagaagaggaggaactcTGCGCAGGTCAGGACAGAGACAGCTTGCACTGA
- the LOC125011929 gene encoding endothelial zinc finger protein induced by tumor necrosis factor alpha-like: MHSVQRFRQFFNQRLAAAAEEIFSVFEKTVAEYEAEMKRQRKLLDVFLNPEVRIHRIELPRQNVCDEQVPADTQLFNQGLNFSLDREDSQTLQIKEEVEEGEFSPSQNTEELVLKENRDIVVVSVSCGVIDHSTEDQTLSLNNDDDEYVDSMPVKISDAPEHDTERQTDPVSSGNAETKLQSARRSNKRKKSTSSTVPRSARVKKSFTCDACGKVCVCLSKLILHQRSHTGEKPYRCDSCGKSFIQASDLTVHRRIHTDERPYSCDICGFRFRDTSTLKKHVGRHAKVPQKPVHEVPADSQLLNQESNLSLDREDSQPLQMREEEEEHEPSQDKMELVLKDSRDLDVSSVSCGVDQHSEDQSLSLNNDDAECMDSRTVKISEAAEQDTEQQLLPHSSHSTESQKDPVLSANAETKQNKQSTMSTIPCNTVDKKFFKCDTCGKVCIYLSKLKRHQRSHTGERPYPCDICGKSFFQASGLTIHRRIHAGVKPYACDICGKTFRQMSVLNVHKRIHTDKNLYSCDVCGFKFKDATCLKTHVGSHAELPQKPVCEEQVPADSRLTNRESNSSLNREDSQPLQMREEEEENELSSHSTESQNDSVLSANAGSGHRSDKKKESTVSSIPCNTWVRKSFKCDTCGKVCVCLSKLIRHQRSHTGEKPYPCDICDKSFIQASALTIHQRIHTGVKPYTCDICSKTFSEITMLNLHKRIHTGVRPYLCDICGKAYTQASILKGHRRIHVDEKPYSCDICGIKFKEMSSLKKHLGRHTSKSLSSATPV, encoded by the exons ATGCATTCAGTTCAGCGTTTCAGACAGTTTTTTAACCAGCGACTTGCAGCCGCTGCAGAGGAAATATTCTCAGTGTTTGAGAAAACTGTCGCCGAGTACGAGGCAGAGATGAAACGCCAGAGAAAATTACTGGATGTCTTTTTGAATCCTGAAGTCAGGATACACAGGATAG AGCTCCCACGACAAAATGTGTGCGATGAGCAGGTTCCTGCTGACACACAACTCTTTAACCAGGGGTTGAACTTCAGTCTGGACCGAGAGGATTCACAAACTCTGCAGATTaaagaggaagtagaggaggGTGAATTCTCACCCAGTCAGAACACAGAGGAGCTCGTACTGAAGGAGAATCGTGATATAGTCGTGGTGTCCGTTTCCTGTGGGGTGATAGATCACAGCACTGAAGATCAAACTTTGTCCttgaataatgatgatgatgagtatGTGGACAGCATGCCGGTTAAAATATCTGACGCACCAGAACATGACACTGAAAGACAAACTGATCCTGTATCAAGTGGAAATGCAGAGACAAAACTACAGAGCGCACGTCGCtccaacaaaaggaaaaaatctaCAAGTTCAACAGTTCCTCGAAGCGCTCGGGTTAAAAAGTCTTTCACGTGTGACGCTTgtgggaaagtgtgtgtgtgcctgtccaAACTAATCCTGCACCAGAGAAGCCACACGGGAGAGAAACCGTATCGTTGCGACAGCTGTGGTAAAAGTTTCATTCAGGCGTCAGATCTGACGGTTCATCGGAGAATCCACACGGACGAGAGGCCGTATTCTTGTGACATCTGCGGGTTCAGATTCAGAGACACGTCGACTCTTAAAAAACACGTTGGCAGACACGCAA AGGTCCCACAAAAACCTGTGCATGAGGTTCCTGCTGACTCACAACTCTTAAACCAGGAGTCCAACTTGAGTCTGGACCGAGAGGATTCACAACCTCTTcagatgagagaggaagaagaagagcatgAACCCAGTCAGGACAAGATGGAGCTTGTACTGAAGGACAGTCGGGATCTAGATGTGTCGTCTGTTTCCTGTGGAGTAGATCAGCACAGTGAAGATCAGAGTTTGTCCTTGAATAATGATGACGCTGAGTGTATGGACAGCAGGACAGTTAAAATCTCTGAGGCAGCAGAACAGGacactgagcagcagctcctccctcACAGCTCTCATTCGACTGAAAGTCAAAAAGATCCGGTATTAAGTGCAAatgcagagacaaaacaaaataaacaatctACAATGTCAACAATTCCCTGCAATACTGTTGACAAAAAGTTCTTCAAGTGTGACACTTGTGGGAAAGTGTGCATATATCTGTCCAAACTGAAAAGACACCAGAGAAGCCACACAGGAGAGAGACCATATCCTTGTGACATCTGTGGTAAAAGTTTCTTTCAGGCGTCTGGTCTGACGATTCATCGAAGGATCCACGCTGGGGTTAAGCCCTATGCTTGTGACATCTGTGGTAAAACATTCAGGCAGATGTCAGTGCTGAATGTCCATAAAAGAATCCACACGGATAAGAACCTGTATTCTTGTGACGTCTGCGGGTTCAAATTCAAAGACGCGACGTGTCTCAAGACGCATGTTGGCAGTCACGCAG AGCTCCCacaaaaacctgtgtgtgaGGAGCAGGTTCCTGCTGACTCACGACTGACTAACAGGGAGTCCAACTCGAGTCTGAACCGAGAGGATTCACAACCTCTGcagatgagagaggaagaagaggagaacgAACTCAGCTCTCATTCGACTGAAAGTCAAAATGATTCTGTATTAAGTGCAAATGCAGGGAGTGGCCATCGCTCcgacaaaaagaaagaatctaCAGTGTCATCAATTCCCTGCAATACTTGGGTCAGAAAGTCTTTCAAGTGTGACACTTgtgggaaagtgtgtgtgtgcctgtccaAACTAATCAGACACCAGAGAAGCCACACGGGAGAGAAACCGTATCCTTGTGATATATGTGATAAAAGTTTCATTCAGGCGTCAGCTCTGACAATTCATCAGAGAATCCACACTGGAGTTAAGCCCTATACTTGTGACATCTGTAGTAAAACATTCAGCGAGATAACGATGCTGAATCTTCATAAAAGAATCCACACGGGAGTGAGACCATATCTGTGTGACATCTGCGGCAAAGCCTACACTCAGGCGTCAATACTGAAAGGTCACAGAAGAATTCACGTGGATGAGAAACCGTATTCTTGTGACATCTGTGGgatcaaatttaaagaaatgtcaTCTCTTAAAAAACATCTTGGCAGACACACATCTAAGAGTCTATCCTCTGCTACACCTGTGTAA
- the LOC125011932 gene encoding zinc finger protein 37-like, protein MPSVQCFRQFFSERLTAAAEEIFTVFEKTIVEYEEEIKRQGKLLDVILKPQVKIHRIELPQQHVYKKEEEEVVSDQQFLNHEGISGLDQEDPEPPQIKEEEDEEKVFTSQDRQEPVPKEESDLVTLTVSYGEDHHSEHQTFSLNNDDDDDDDSMPVKISEVSQSNTDHQLLPHSSHLTKSLEHEDSDEQKKTRHTDKTHSSSALNSTISPIPRKTRRTARKSFKCETCGKVFPCQSRLIGHQRNHTGVRPYSCDICCKRFTLKSILKVHKRIHTGEKPHSCNVCRKRFGSRSLLKCHKRIHTGEKPFSCVTCGYRFRDASTLKRHMKRHTGEKPHLCNTCGKGFRVMSNLKRHVVIHTDEKPYSCKTCGRAFKSSRYLSIHMRTHTDKKPYQCDTCGKAYFAPSSLVRHARSHTGE, encoded by the exons ATGCCTTCAGTTCAGTGTTTCAGACAGTTTTTCAGCGAACGACttacagctgctgcagaggaaatatttacagtgtttGAAAAAACCATCGTCGAGTACGAGGAAGAAATCAAACGTCAGGGAAAACTACTGGATGTTATTTTGAAGCCTCAAGTCAAGATACACAGGATAG AGCTCCCACAGCAACACGTGtacaagaaggaggaggaggaagttgtCAGTGACCAGCAATTCCTTAACCACGAGGGGATCTCCGGTCTGGACCAAGAGGATCCAGagcctccacagattaaagaggaagaggatgaggagaaagtCTTCACCAGTCAGGACAGACAGGAGCCTGTACCGAAGGAGGAGTCTGATTTAGTTACGTTGACTGTTTCTTATGGGGAAGATCACCACAGCGAACATCAGACTTTTTCCttgaataatgatgatgatgatgatgatgacagcaTGCCAGTTAAAATCTCTGAGGTATCACAATCAAACACTGACCATCAGCTCCTCCCTCATAGTTCTCATTTAACTAAGAGCCTAGAACATGAAGACTCAGATGAGCAAAAGAAGACGCGTCACACCGACAAAACTCACAGTTCCAGTGCATTAAATTCCACCATTTCACCAATTCCCCGCAAAACTCGTAGAACAGCTAGAAAgtcttttaaatgtgaaacttGCGGGAAAGTATTTCCCTGTCAGTCCAGATTAATTGGACACCAGAGAAACCACACGGGAGTGAGACCGTATAGTTGTGACATTTGTTGTAAGCGATTCACTCTGAAATCCATATTGAAAGTGCACAAAAGAATCCACACAGGCGAGAAACCACATTCTTGTAACGTCTGCCGTAAACGATTCGGGAGCAGGTCGCTGCTGAAGTGTCATAAAAGAATCCACACGGGCGAGAAGCCTTTTTCATGTGTCACGTGTGGATACAGGTTTAGAGACGCATCGACGCTGAAACGTCACATGAAGAGGCACACGGGCGAGAAGCCTCACCTCTGCAACACCTGTGGGAAAGGATTTCGCGTGATGTCAAACTTAAAAAGGCACGTAGTTATACACACAGATGAAAAACCGTATTCCTGCAAAACATGCGGGCGAGCTTTCAAATCTTCGCGTTATTTGTCAATCCACATGAGAACCCACACTGATAAGAAACCGTATCAGTGTGACACTTGTGGGAAAGCGTACTTTGCTCCATCTAGCTTGGTAAGACATGCAAGGTCACATACAGGCGAGTGA